A single region of the Anaerococcus urinomassiliensis genome encodes:
- the coaD gene encoding pantetheine-phosphate adenylyltransferase, with translation MKVIYPGSFDPLTLGHIDVIKRLDNMFDEVIVAILINEDKKSLFTLSEREEMIKEELQAYNITNVTIKSFEGLLVNFAKEENCKIIARGLRLVADYEYEKNIARINSSLYEGLETIFLLANTNYSFISSSGVKEVASFKGNISPFVTKNVEKRLKEKYNY, from the coding sequence ATGAAAGTAATATACCCAGGAAGCTTCGATCCACTTACACTTGGACACATAGATGTCATAAAAAGGCTAGACAATATGTTTGATGAAGTGATTGTAGCTATTCTAATAAATGAAGATAAAAAATCACTTTTTACTCTTAGCGAAAGAGAAGAAATGATTAAAGAAGAATTACAAGCCTATAATATTACAAATGTGACTATCAAATCCTTTGAGGGACTTTTGGTTAACTTTGCAAAGGAAGAAAATTGCAAAATTATTGCTAGGGGTCTAAGACTTGTTGCTGACTATGAATATGAGAAAAATATAGCTAGAATAAACTCATCCTTATATGAGGGGTTAGAAACTATATTTTTACTTGCTAATACCAATTATTCATTCATTAGCTCAAGCGGAGTCAAGGAAGTGGCAAGTTTTAAGGGAAATATATCACCATTTGTAACAAAAAATGTAGAAAAAAGATTAAAAGAAAAATATAATTATTAA
- the xseB gene encoding exodeoxyribonuclease VII small subunit codes for MDKSLDKNFKKLEEYLTSLEENKDNLDESIKIYEKANSLYKEMQEQLKDYKAKIEVIASDE; via the coding sequence ATGGATAAATCTTTAGATAAAAATTTCAAAAAATTGGAAGAATACCTAACTAGTCTTGAAGAAAACAAGGATAATCTGGACGAGTCTATCAAAATTTATGAAAAGGCCAACAGCTTGTACAAGGAAATGCAAGAACAACTTAAGGACTACAAGGCAAAAATAGAGGTTATAGCTAGTGATGAATAA
- the rsmD gene encoding 16S rRNA (guanine(966)-N(2))-methyltransferase RsmD yields the protein MRVVSGIYKGFNLKAPKSNTTRPTDNKVKEAIFDMLFPIKTFGIALDLFAGSGQMGIEFISRGLSKVYFNDKDRNSYKIIEDNLEKLKTDKFELTKLDFKKALESYKNKGLSFDYIYLDPPYCTEFYDEAINLIISYELLSEDGIIITESDKELKLDDKYDINLLKEKKYGRKIVNFYTK from the coding sequence ATGAGAGTTGTTTCAGGTATATATAAGGGTTTTAACCTAAAGGCACCAAAATCAAATACTACAAGACCAACGGACAATAAGGTCAAAGAAGCTATTTTTGATATGCTTTTTCCTATCAAGACATTTGGTATTGCCCTAGATTTGTTTGCGGGCAGTGGACAAATGGGTATAGAATTCATATCAAGGGGCCTAAGCAAGGTTTATTTTAATGATAAAGATCGAAATTCTTATAAAATAATAGAAGATAACCTTGAGAAACTTAAGACAGATAAATTTGAACTTACAAAACTAGATTTTAAGAAAGCCTTAGAATCATACAAAAACAAAGGCTTATCCTTTGACTATATATACTTGGACCCTCCTTATTGTACTGAATTTTATGATGAGGCCATAAATCTTATCATAAGTTATGAATTGTTAAGCGAGGATGGTATAATAATAACAGAATCAGATAAAGAATTAAAGTTAGATGACAAATATGATATTAACCTTTTAAAAGAAAAAAAATACGGAAGGAAGATAGTAAACTTTTACACAAAATGA
- a CDS encoding arginine repressor yields the protein MKKYTRQRLILDIIQNNEVKTQSQLSDMLKDHGVDATQATISRDIKELRISKVQTDDYEYKYTVVDTVYDTLNERMEKIFKESVLSVEKSAQLCVIKTISYCATVCGQYITNSKLENVAGMVTGIDTIFITPKDFDRLDELIEDVRDMVR from the coding sequence ATGAAAAAATACACTAGACAAAGACTTATTCTTGATATTATACAAAATAATGAGGTCAAAACACAATCACAATTATCAGATATGCTAAAAGACCATGGAGTTGATGCTACACAGGCGACAATTTCAAGAGATATAAAGGAACTTAGGATATCCAAAGTTCAAACTGACGATTATGAGTACAAATATACAGTTGTAGACACTGTATACGATACCTTAAATGAGAGAATGGAAAAAATTTTCAAGGAATCAGTACTTTCTGTTGAAAAATCAGCTCAATTATGTGTCATAAAAACTATATCATATTGTGCTACAGTATGTGGCCAGTATATTACAAATTCTAAGCTTGAAAATGTAGCTGGTATGGTAACAGGGATTGATACTATATTTATAACGCCAAAAGATTTTGATCGCTTGGATGAATTAATAGAAGATGTGAGGGACATGGTTAGATAA
- the xseA gene encoding exodeoxyribonuclease VII large subunit codes for MLKALTVKQFNEYFKTSIKHDPIFTKVYITGTLSNIKNNGNHIYFSLKEGYDVIDCVIFYYEDKDIDFTFTDGIDVLVKGNLNLNNYSSRINIAVSSITEKGLSEEYLKFLKMKEDFKKRGFFDLDKKKEIAKYPKNVGLITSADGAAVVDFLSVINQKPNDINIKLNPVKVQGQSSFQAIVNAIERLDKMNLDVIVITRGGGSSLDLSVFNDKDIIEEVFRAKTPIISAIGHKIDSTILDLVADLSLQTPTEAGSYIIANYANIGKDSKSILTQMKDMVGRIVEINSLKLMTLESKLKSFNPQNDIRLKEKDINNIKKSLDRAIINKINYQEQRLDIIENRLKSADKIIQLRKKNISILDDENVPIYSKYSLNEGDKIDIRFSDGSIKAVVIDG; via the coding sequence ATGCTTAAAGCCCTTACAGTTAAACAATTTAATGAGTATTTTAAAACAAGTATAAAGCACGATCCGATTTTCACCAAAGTCTATATCACAGGGACCCTATCAAATATAAAAAATAACGGTAATCACATATATTTCTCCTTAAAGGAAGGTTATGATGTTATTGATTGCGTCATATTTTATTATGAAGATAAGGACATAGATTTTACTTTCACTGATGGTATAGACGTTTTGGTTAAGGGTAATCTTAACTTAAATAACTATTCATCTAGGATTAATATTGCTGTTAGTTCAATTACAGAAAAAGGCCTTTCTGAAGAGTATCTAAAATTTTTAAAAATGAAAGAGGACTTCAAGAAAAGGGGTTTTTTTGATTTGGATAAAAAGAAAGAGATAGCAAAGTATCCCAAAAATGTTGGTTTAATTACTTCGGCTGATGGGGCTGCAGTTGTGGATTTCCTATCGGTAATAAACCAAAAGCCAAATGATATTAATATCAAACTTAATCCTGTAAAAGTCCAAGGACAAAGCTCATTTCAAGCCATAGTAAATGCTATTGAAAGACTTGATAAGATGAATTTGGACGTGATTGTAATCACTCGTGGTGGTGGATCTTCTTTGGATTTATCAGTTTTTAACGACAAGGATATAATAGAAGAAGTTTTCAGAGCCAAGACTCCAATTATATCGGCCATAGGACATAAGATTGATAGCACAATTTTGGATTTGGTCGCAGACCTATCATTGCAAACACCGACAGAAGCAGGTTCATATATTATTGCAAACTATGCCAATATAGGCAAGGATAGTAAAAGTATTTTGACTCAGATGAAAGACATGGTAGGTAGGATAGTAGAGATAAATTCTCTAAAGTTGATGACTTTAGAAAGTAAACTTAAATCTTTCAATCCACAAAATGATATTAGGCTTAAGGAAAAAGATATTAATAATATTAAAAAATCTCTAGATAGAGCTATTATAAATAAGATAAATTACCAAGAGCAAAGGCTTGACATAATTGAAAATAGGCTAAAATCAGCTGATAAAATCATACAGCTTAGGAAGAAAAATATCAGCATTTTAGATGATGAAAATGTACCTATTTATTCAAAATATTCATTAAATGAAGGTGATAAGATTGATATAAGATTTTCTGATGGATCTATAAAGGCGGTAGTGATAGATGGATAA
- a CDS encoding ATP-dependent DNA helicase RecG, with protein MELTDLKGIGPKKKDLLAKIDIHSVSDLYNYYPTSFEDRRKRGVIPNVKEDVKYYFIWQIASRLYQNRTKNGFISYIYAIEPDSGQKIKIIYFNDRFTPTKFKNGETYKFFTKVKFENGTFEAINPMTCGLYDDNIGSIIPIYPLTKGLSQKNISNFIGEALKNYDEDEEIFGKTILNNFKFSYKYDNLLEIHNPSGIDKLMKAKSELKVLDFAKDLVYIDYIGKRYEENQDLGLKYNLDDILGHIGFDLTRSQFIALKEILSDCSSNLVMNRLLIGDVGSGKTIIAIIAMIVFGLNGYQSAMMVPTEVLANQQFEKNLDLIESFGLKAQVLTGSSKDKNKIKNDLAEGRIDIIIGTHALIQDDVIFKNLKLVINDEQHRFGVNQRQELGLKADGVNYLSMTATPIPRTISLRLAKILDLSMITELPKGRKPITTKVIAESLEKILFEEIEANLSQGKQIYVVSNNIDSDDKNSVENLFKRYKKFFRTKIIKKLHGDMKASDKDKTLKDFADGKIDILISTTVIEVGIDVANANTMVIYNANNFGLSSLHQLRGRVGRGPYDSYCYLINKNVDNNSKLNILVGNENGFDIAKKDYDLRGGGKILSAIQHGRNLNQIEYLSMSQDEVDKSFEILDYIKANDYKDVNFSYIEKFFKEDKRIILN; from the coding sequence ATGGAACTTACTGATCTAAAGGGAATTGGTCCAAAGAAAAAAGATTTATTAGCCAAAATTGATATCCATAGTGTCAGTGATTTATATAACTATTATCCAACTTCTTTTGAAGATAGGAGAAAAAGAGGCGTTATTCCCAATGTGAAGGAAGACGTTAAGTATTATTTCATCTGGCAAATAGCTAGCAGATTATACCAAAACAGGACAAAAAATGGATTCATATCATATATTTATGCCATTGAACCAGATTCAGGCCAAAAGATAAAAATCATATATTTTAATGATAGATTTACACCTACTAAATTTAAAAATGGAGAGACTTATAAATTTTTCACCAAAGTAAAATTTGAAAATGGAACTTTTGAAGCTATCAATCCTATGACTTGTGGTCTCTACGATGATAATATTGGATCAATTATACCAATTTATCCTCTTACAAAAGGTTTAAGTCAAAAAAATATATCTAATTTTATAGGCGAAGCCTTAAAAAATTATGACGAAGATGAAGAAATTTTCGGAAAAACAATACTGAATAATTTTAAATTCTCATATAAATATGATAATTTATTAGAAATCCATAATCCTAGTGGCATTGATAAGCTTATGAAAGCGAAATCAGAGTTAAAGGTCTTGGATTTTGCTAAAGACCTAGTCTATATAGACTATATTGGCAAAAGATATGAGGAAAATCAAGATTTAGGACTAAAATATAATTTGGATGATATCTTAGGTCATATAGGATTTGACTTAACTAGGTCCCAATTTATAGCTCTAAAAGAAATTCTATCCGATTGTTCAAGCAATTTGGTTATGAATAGGCTTTTGATTGGCGATGTTGGATCAGGCAAAACTATAATTGCCATTATTGCCATGATAGTATTTGGTCTAAATGGCTACCAATCAGCAATGATGGTTCCAACAGAAGTCTTAGCCAACCAACAATTTGAAAAAAACTTAGACTTGATTGAAAGTTTCGGACTAAAAGCCCAAGTTTTGACTGGTTCTAGCAAAGATAAAAATAAGATAAAAAATGATTTGGCAGAAGGAAGGATTGATATAATTATTGGCACCCATGCCCTTATCCAAGATGATGTTATTTTTAAGAATCTAAAGCTTGTTATAAATGATGAACAGCACAGATTTGGAGTTAATCAAAGACAAGAGCTGGGCCTAAAAGCAGATGGTGTCAATTACCTTTCCATGACAGCGACACCGATACCAAGGACTATAAGCCTAAGACTTGCTAAAATCTTAGATTTATCAATGATTACTGAACTTCCCAAGGGAAGAAAACCAATAACAACCAAAGTTATAGCAGAGTCTTTGGAAAAGATATTGTTTGAAGAGATAGAGGCTAACCTATCCCAAGGTAAACAAATCTATGTAGTATCAAACAATATTGATTCTGATGATAAAAATAGTGTCGAAAACCTATTTAAGAGATACAAAAAATTTTTTAGAACTAAAATTATCAAGAAACTTCATGGGGATATGAAGGCAAGTGATAAGGATAAGACCTTAAAAGACTTTGCAGATGGAAAAATTGATATACTAATATCTACAACTGTTATAGAAGTAGGGATAGATGTAGCAAATGCCAACACTATGGTAATTTATAATGCAAATAATTTTGGTCTATCATCCCTCCACCAGCTTAGGGGTAGGGTAGGGCGTGGACCATATGATTCCTATTGTTATCTAATAAATAAGAATGTAGACAATAATTCTAAGCTCAATATCCTAGTAGGCAATGAAAATGGTTTTGATATAGCAAAAAAAGACTATGATTTACGTGGCGGTGGCAAAATTTTATCTGCAATCCAACACGGTAGAAATCTCAACCAGATCGAATATCTATCTATGAGCCAAGATGAAGTTGATAAGAGTTTTGAAATTCTAGATTATATAAAAGCTAATGACTATAAAGATGTAAATTTTTCTTACATAGAAAAGTTTTTTAAAGAAGATAAAAGGATAATATTAAATTAA
- a CDS encoding DAK2 domain-containing protein, whose product MREIDASKLQQMIIGAYELLDENKQLVNELNVFPVPDGDTGTNMTMTMRSGVDRVNGLSNASVGDITKALSQGTLMGARGNSGVILSQLVRGLSKACKGKDKISTADIKEIFDTANQTAYKAVMKPTEGTILTVSQKMTDKAAEIYSDDITFDQYLYEIIAEGQKALDNTPNQLPVLKEAGVVDSGGQGLIILLKGAFSALNSDIDINDIKDKEASKEDLQYQLNIEVAIDEDSYKHAMESVESLANVSDSSYEDDILKINLTTDNFFGLLQMLTVDGVVIKAELYNLKADQERKEKLKSAPQKKYGFIAVSRGEGYDAILESMGVDEIISGGQTMNPSTEDIYNSLDRINAENIIIFPNNKNIIMSAKQACDITDKNARVIETRSIPETFTAMLEFDEGSSIEENALSMQEAIEDVHVAEFSISIRDTSVSGVEIKKDDYLGILDGKILVSEKDLEKSVENTLKIALEDYQDSSLVTIYYGEEIEKRKAKDLCKKLGKKFKDIDIELVYGGQPVYYYTITIE is encoded by the coding sequence ATGAGAGAAATTGATGCAAGTAAACTCCAACAGATGATAATTGGAGCTTATGAACTGTTAGATGAGAATAAACAATTAGTAAATGAACTGAATGTATTCCCAGTGCCAGATGGGGATACAGGAACAAATATGACTATGACGATGAGATCTGGTGTTGATAGGGTAAACGGCCTATCAAATGCAAGTGTAGGAGATATTACAAAGGCTCTATCTCAAGGAACTCTTATGGGAGCTCGTGGTAACTCAGGAGTTATTTTATCCCAATTAGTTCGTGGTCTTTCAAAGGCATGTAAGGGTAAGGATAAAATTTCCACAGCAGATATCAAGGAAATTTTTGATACCGCTAACCAAACTGCATACAAGGCAGTAATGAAGCCTACTGAAGGTACTATATTGACAGTTAGCCAAAAAATGACAGATAAGGCAGCTGAAATTTATAGCGATGATATAACCTTTGACCAATACCTATATGAGATTATAGCAGAAGGTCAAAAGGCCCTTGATAATACACCAAATCAACTACCAGTACTAAAAGAAGCTGGAGTAGTGGACTCTGGTGGTCAAGGTCTTATAATACTACTTAAAGGTGCTTTTTCTGCCTTAAATAGTGATATTGATATTAATGATATTAAGGATAAAGAAGCTAGCAAAGAAGATTTACAATACCAATTAAATATAGAAGTAGCAATAGACGAAGATTCTTATAAACATGCCATGGAATCTGTAGAATCTTTGGCAAATGTTAGTGATTCTTCTTATGAAGATGATATATTAAAAATAAATCTTACAACTGATAATTTTTTTGGCTTACTTCAAATGCTTACCGTTGATGGTGTAGTGATAAAAGCAGAGCTTTATAACCTTAAAGCTGACCAAGAAAGAAAAGAAAAATTAAAATCAGCTCCTCAAAAGAAATATGGTTTCATAGCAGTAAGCCGTGGTGAGGGATACGATGCTATTTTAGAGAGTATGGGCGTAGATGAAATCATTTCTGGTGGTCAAACTATGAACCCTTCTACAGAGGATATATATAATTCTTTGGATAGGATTAATGCTGAAAATATTATTATATTTCCAAATAACAAGAACATAATCATGAGCGCTAAGCAAGCTTGCGACATCACAGATAAAAACGCAAGAGTTATAGAAACTAGATCAATACCTGAGACTTTTACTGCTATGCTTGAATTTGACGAAGGTAGTAGCATAGAAGAAAATGCTCTAAGTATGCAAGAAGCTATTGAAGATGTTCATGTTGCAGAATTTTCTATATCAATTAGAGACACTTCTGTTTCAGGAGTTGAGATCAAAAAGGATGACTATCTAGGGATATTAGATGGCAAAATTTTGGTAAGTGAAAAAGATTTGGAAAAATCAGTAGAAAATACCCTAAAGATAGCCTTAGAAGATTATCAAGACTCATCACTTGTAACAATATATTATGGTGAAGAAATAGAAAAAAGAAAAGCAAAAGATTTGTGCAAGAAACTAGGCAAAAAGTTTAAAGATATAGATATAGAATTAGTTTACGGTGGACAACCAGTTTATTATTACACAATTACTATTGAATAA
- a CDS encoding transcription antitermination factor NusB, which translates to MNRTEQRDWVFKLIFEDSINKIEDVERSLVNHDLDGEEFIINSLKSYNKNYEKIEEIVRNASKKRYNRLSKVEKAILFLSINEIYFMDIPHQVSINEAVELAKTYSNQMDYQMINSILGKIVRTDA; encoded by the coding sequence ATGAATAGGACAGAGCAAAGAGATTGGGTTTTTAAGCTGATTTTTGAAGATAGCATTAACAAAATAGAAGATGTTGAAAGGTCCCTAGTCAACCACGACTTGGATGGGGAGGAATTCATCATCAATTCTTTAAAATCTTATAATAAAAATTATGAAAAAATTGAAGAAATTGTAAGAAATGCTAGTAAGAAAAGATACAATCGTTTATCCAAGGTGGAAAAAGCTATATTATTTTTATCCATAAATGAAATTTATTTTATGGATATTCCCCATCAAGTTTCTATAAATGAGGCTGTAGAGTTAGCAAAGACTTATAGCAACCAGATGGATTATCAAATGATTAATTCTATTTTAGGAAAGATTGTAAGAACTGATGCTTAA
- a CDS encoding polyprenyl synthetase family protein has translation MNKKDFESILLSNKKIIDERFNDFFDISYNLYEPLTYAVRSGKRIRPNLFFETLKMLGKDINDNDIRFALSLEMIHAYSLVHDDLPAMDNDDYRRGEYSCHKKFGEDIAILTGDALITEASHTLFEICKEDFTYIYPASLLMQMAGYKDMIYGQVLDIRNNDNIDLDYILTVYEKKTADLFRAAIVGAALLVDNKFDKNREKDFYNLDQYASNLGLAFQIQDDLLEENYQDELNILNLISRNEAFDLLYDINKKAKENISHFNDNEFLLYLVDYLTNRNN, from the coding sequence ATGAATAAGAAAGATTTTGAAAGTATACTTTTATCCAACAAAAAAATCATAGATGAAAGGTTTAATGACTTTTTTGATATTTCATATAATCTATACGAACCTTTAACCTACGCCGTTAGATCTGGAAAGAGGATTAGACCAAACCTTTTCTTTGAAACACTTAAGATGCTAGGCAAAGATATTAACGATAATGACATAAGATTTGCCCTAAGTCTAGAGATGATCCATGCATATTCCCTAGTTCACGATGATTTACCAGCTATGGATAATGATGATTATAGAAGGGGAGAATACTCTTGCCATAAAAAGTTTGGTGAAGACATAGCTATATTAACTGGAGATGCCCTTATTACAGAAGCTAGCCACACTCTATTTGAAATTTGCAAGGAAGATTTTACATACATATATCCTGCATCCTTATTGATGCAAATGGCTGGCTACAAAGATATGATTTATGGGCAAGTGTTGGATATAAGAAATAATGATAATATCGATTTAGATTATATTCTAACTGTTTATGAGAAGAAAACAGCTGATTTATTCAGGGCAGCAATAGTAGGTGCAGCTTTGCTAGTTGATAATAAGTTTGATAAAAATAGGGAAAAAGACTTCTATAATCTAGATCAATACGCAAGCAATTTAGGTTTAGCCTTTCAAATTCAAGATGATTTACTAGAAGAAAATTACCAAGATGAATTAAATATTTTAAATCTTATTAGTAGAAATGAAGCTTTTGATTTGCTTTATGATATTAATAAAAAGGCCAAGGAGAATATTAGTCACTTTAATGATAATGAATTTCTCTTATACCTTGTTGATTACCTTACAAATCGTAACAATTAA
- a CDS encoding nucleotidyltransferase family protein, giving the protein MKTLAIISEFNPFHNGHEYLLKKSKELTKADLAISLMSGDFVQRGEPAIVDKFSRADMAMKAGFDMIVEMPTHISLQSAEYFALGSVNILDKLNVDYLCFGIENMESEDFLEKSHILLEKEDLLEELTRKHLENSSFTKARYDATVEVLGNDGFITSNNILALEYIRAIRKIGSTMTPTPIKRISSTNADTSLLDSKISSSTAIRNNILANYKDHVPAYSYELIEESKNKFGIPNMDIIYDIFRFLLLLERRPMAGILAYEEGLENYLTKVCQNNHNFSSFIDEATN; this is encoded by the coding sequence ATGAAAACACTAGCAATTATTTCAGAATTTAATCCATTTCATAATGGACACGAATATCTATTAAAAAAATCAAAAGAGCTAACAAAAGCAGACTTAGCGATTAGCCTGATGAGTGGAGATTTCGTCCAAAGAGGAGAGCCTGCTATTGTCGATAAATTCTCTAGGGCTGATATGGCTATGAAGGCTGGCTTTGATATGATAGTTGAAATGCCCACCCACATATCTTTACAGTCGGCAGAATATTTTGCTCTTGGATCTGTTAATATCCTCGATAAATTAAATGTAGACTATCTATGCTTTGGAATAGAAAATATGGAGTCTGAAGATTTCCTAGAAAAATCTCATATATTATTAGAAAAAGAAGATCTTTTAGAAGAGCTTACAAGGAAACATTTAGAAAATTCTTCCTTCACAAAGGCAAGATATGATGCAACAGTTGAAGTTCTAGGAAACGATGGATTTATAACGTCTAATAATATTCTTGCCTTGGAATATATAAGAGCTATAAGAAAGATTGGTTCTACCATGACCCCTACTCCTATCAAGCGAATCTCATCAACTAATGCTGATACAAGTTTACTTGATAGCAAAATTTCTTCATCAACAGCTATTCGTAATAACATACTTGCTAATTACAAAGACCATGTACCAGCCTATTCCTATGAATTAATAGAAGAAAGTAAAAATAAATTTGGTATTCCTAATATGGATATTATTTACGACATATTTAGGTTTTTGTTATTATTAGAAAGACGCCCTATGGCGGGGATCTTGGCATATGAAGAGGGATTAGAAAACTATTTGACTAAAGTTTGTCAGAATAACCATAATTTTTCTAGCTTTATCGATGAAGCTACAAATTAA
- a CDS encoding Asp23/Gls24 family envelope stress response protein: MANTFRHGQVKIANEILDQLAIRACKEINGVHNSDDSNNKINLQNQDPKASIGFIEDKLNIDLTVFLDKNVNVRKTVKDIQENVIRIIETMTGLSVGRVNVNIAKLEI; the protein is encoded by the coding sequence ATGGCTAATACATTTAGACATGGACAAGTAAAAATTGCCAATGAAATTTTAGACCAATTGGCTATTAGAGCTTGTAAAGAAATCAACGGAGTACATAACAGCGATGACTCTAACAATAAGATTAACCTTCAAAACCAAGATCCTAAGGCAAGCATAGGATTTATTGAAGATAAGCTTAACATTGACCTTACAGTTTTTCTTGATAAGAATGTAAATGTGAGAAAAACAGTAAAAGATATCCAAGAAAATGTGATTAGAATTATTGAAACTATGACTGGACTATCTGTTGGTCGTGTCAATGTTAATATTGCGAAACTAGAAATCTAA
- a CDS encoding ATP synthase subunit B family protein, with translation MASTLTQLINEMEDVMDEASAVPFSRKVSVDPDEIYEILAEMKDSLPQEIKQAEWTYQEKDRIIGEAEAEAKRRLEQTDKEISQFKDQAKNQYQKMISDHEITQQARAEADRILQEAATEANKLRQQSYEYIDKLFSSSAENFSTLAQQLEKNRRSILESR, from the coding sequence ATGGCTAGTACTTTAACACAATTGATTAACGAGATGGAAGATGTAATGGATGAGGCATCTGCTGTACCTTTTTCTAGGAAAGTATCAGTAGATCCAGATGAAATTTACGAAATCCTTGCTGAGATGAAAGATTCCTTGCCACAAGAAATCAAGCAAGCTGAGTGGACCTATCAAGAAAAAGATAGAATAATCGGTGAAGCCGAAGCAGAAGCAAAAAGAAGACTTGAACAAACTGACAAAGAGATTTCTCAATTCAAAGATCAAGCTAAAAACCAATATCAAAAGATGATTTCTGATCATGAGATTACTCAACAAGCAAGAGCCGAAGCTGATAGAATCTTACAGGAAGCGGCAACCGAAGCAAACAAACTTCGCCAACAATCATATGAGTATATCGATAAACTATTCTCTTCATCAGCTGAAAACTTCAGCACTCTAGCTCAACAACTAGAGAAAAACAGAAGAAGTATATTAGAATCTAGATAA
- the efp gene encoding elongation factor P yields MISANDLRKGVTFVYDNDVYQVVDFQHVKPGKGAAFVRAKIRSVMNGGAKDVTFNPNEKFENAVITTKEMQYLYNDGQLYYFMDPESFEQIGLDYETVEEAIKYVRENDTVTMRIYQGKPFDVVAPNFVELEVIETEPGIKGDTATNVTKPATVETGAVVNVPVFVNEGDTIKIDTRTGDYLSRV; encoded by the coding sequence ATGATTTCTGCAAATGATTTAAGAAAAGGTGTAACCTTTGTTTATGATAATGATGTTTACCAAGTGGTTGATTTCCAACACGTAAAACCAGGCAAGGGAGCAGCTTTTGTTCGTGCAAAGATTAGATCAGTAATGAACGGCGGCGCTAAGGATGTAACATTTAACCCAAATGAAAAATTTGAAAATGCCGTTATTACAACAAAAGAAATGCAATATTTATACAATGATGGCCAATTATATTATTTCATGGACCCAGAAAGCTTTGAACAAATTGGATTAGACTACGAAACAGTTGAAGAAGCTATTAAATACGTTCGTGAAAATGATACAGTTACTATGAGAATTTACCAAGGCAAACCATTTGATGTTGTTGCACCAAACTTTGTTGAACTAGAAGTAATTGAAACTGAACCAGGTATCAAAGGAGATACTGCAACAAACGTAACAAAACCAGCAACAGTTGAAACAGGAGCAGTTGTTAACGTGCCAGTATTTGTAAATGAAGGCGATACAATCAAAATCGACACAAGAACTGGGGATTATTTATCCAGAGTTTAA